From Zea mays cultivar B73 chromosome 3, Zm-B73-REFERENCE-NAM-5.0, whole genome shotgun sequence:
AACCGTAGTTGTTGTCCTTCCACGTGCCCGGATTGACGTCCAGCTTCTCCTGGGGGCTCGTCGGCCCGTAGAACCCCTCGGTGCCGACGGTGAGCAGATGCTTCTTGTCGATGGACTTGACGTACGCCGACATCTCCTCCATCCAGCGCTGCAATTCATTATAAGTAGATGATGACAGAAATGGGTCACCGACGCAATCAATGGAAAGAAACATTGACGGCGGACGGGGCTCGTCGCCAACCTGCAGCGTGTCGCCGGAGGGGTCCGTGGTGCAGCGGGGCTCGTTCATCAGCTCCCACGCGAGGATGGTGGGGTCGTCCCTGTACTCCACCCCTGTCAAGTGGTTCTTCCTCGTCAGCAGCGTCTGCACCCAAAGGTTTCCGTCAAGAGTGGGGTTAATTTGGCCGGTGAAATCGGTCACCGACACTCTAATTTCCCGAGATTAATGGGGGCTGAGCTGACCTTGAGGTAGACTTTGAAGTAGTCGCGGATGGCTGGATCGTAGAAGAAGGAATCGTTGGAGGCGGACATGCCGACGCCCTCTTCCCACGCCCACCGCACGTACTGCGTCTTGCCACCGTACGCCTCCAGGTTGTTCGCCAGGCTCAGGATCAGCCGCACCCCGTGCCGCCCGGCCTCCACGACCACCCGGTCCAGCGCCTGACGCGCACTCCATTGTTAAGCAGTTAGCACCACCCCAGAAGGCGCGGCATTTTCGGCTAAAATTAACGGGGGGCGGTTTCCTTTTTTTTACCTTGAAGACGCGCTCGTCGAAGTGGCCGGGGGAGACCTGGAGGGCGTTGTAGGCGCCGTCATTGAACGCCCAGGAGCGGCACACGGTGAGGCCCATCTCGGCGCCGGTGCGGAACATGCGGGAGACGCGGTCCCGGGACCTCGGCTCCACGGCCTGGTCCATGAGCCAGTAGGAGTTCCACCCGTTCACGTAGAAGGGCCGGCCGGCCAGGAACAGCTGCGCGCCGCGCCGCTCCACGAATGGCGCCGCCACGGCAGCCGCGCGGAAGGGGGACGGGCGGGAGACGGGCAAGGACGGGAGCGAGATGTGGCGGAGGTCCACCTCGCCGAAGGTGAAGTACAGCAGCGCCACGCAGGTGGCCACTCCGAGGACGTGGTACAGGGCCAGGCCGCTGCCCACCGCCATTGCTGCCTGTGCGTCGGTGGGGTGGTTTCTCGGGGGGCTATGGGGTGACCATGCGAGTGGGATACCCCCCCAGATGTTCTGGAACGTGGAGCGGGGCGGCAGGAGCTGGGGAGTGGGAGGGGAAGAGGAATAGAGGATGCGCAGGGAGCAGATTGGACTCTTGAAGAAGTAGTGAAGTAGGAGGAGGGGCTGGGACCTGGAGTGGAGTGGACGACGGGACAAGTGGTTCCTCACCGATGCTCTGGGCGTCGCCGCGTCGGTGGTAGATGATATACAGTACAAAATACTCACTGTGGCGCGTTCAGGCGCCGCTGAAGAACCGGGCTTTTTTATTCCTTCTAGGACCTCCACACTTCCACAGGGCCTACGAAAACGTCGGCCATAAACTCGACGAGTACTCGAGTGGTTGTCAGGCTATGGATATACCATACGAATCGCCGTCTTCAATGTAGTAATGCGTGATTTGCCATTTATTGTTGTTAATACAGGGTTTTCCGCACCGCACGTAGGAGTACATAACGGCGGTGGGTACAATAGAACATTTTCTGTGTCAGCTTGCATGAGTGACGCGCCAATGATGTATGCCCTCCTGCAAAAACAAATTCTTACCTTGTAAACGTAGTTTTACCAAATTTGCTTTATAGGAATAAAAAA
This genomic window contains:
- the LOC100191416 gene encoding Mannan endo-1,4-beta-mannosidase 2, whose protein sequence is MAVGSGLALYHVLGVATCVALLYFTFGEVDLRHISLPSLPVSRPSPFRAAAVAAPFVERRGAQLFLAGRPFYVNGWNSYWLMDQAVEPRSRDRVSRMFRTGAEMGLTVCRSWAFNDGAYNALQVSPGHFDERVFKALDRVVVEAGRHGVRLILSLANNLEAYGGKTQYVRWAWEEGVGMSASNDSFFYDPAIRDYFKVYLKTLLTRKNHLTGVEYRDDPTILAWELMNEPRCTTDPSGDTLQRWMEEMSAYVKSIDKKHLLTVGTEGFYGPTSPQEKLDVNPGTWKDNNYGSDFIRNAKIPDIDFASIHLYPDTWLLQQHATVDEKLKFVKRWVASHIEDGDKELGKPVLATEFGLSHRAKGFHHSHRDVFYKAVYDTVYRSAARGGAGAGAFVWQLAVEDMEEFHDDFSVVPSEHPSLHRLIKSQSCRLAKLRHGVGEEAKRTLSVCAAGSS